The Gordonia terrae genome contains the following window.
TCCGGGCGACCCCGTTCTGCTGGGCCGCCGCGACCACGTTCTCCGCAGCGCGCCGCTCCTCCGCGGCGAAGTCGGCGTCGGTGCTCATCGAATGCACCAGGTGGTAGACGACGTCGACTCCGGCGAACGCCTTCACCAGTGAGTCACGGTCGGAGAGGTCGCCTTCGACCACCTCGGCACCCGGATCGGACAGCCACGGTGCACCGGACAGCTTGTCCGGCGTCCGCGCCAGCGCGCGGACGCTGTGTCCGCGTGCCAGCAACCGCGGCGCCAACCGACCTCCGACGTAGCCGGTTGCTCCGGTGACCAGACAGGTTCGCGACTCGTCCACCTGACTCCTCTGCTCGGGGTTTGTCCCCAGGTTAGGAGCGCGTTGGTGTCATGTCGTCCGGTCGGAGCGGTCGGTGCACGATCGTTCTCTGCGGCCACGATTCAGTAACGACAAGGCGGACCGGCGCAGCTCACCGCGCTCGATCGGCGCTGCTCGTCGACTCCCGAACCCGGTTCGGACGAGGCAGACCGAGATGGTCGCGCAAGGTAGTTCCTTCGTAGCCCTCGCGGAACAGGCCCCGTGTGCGCAGGATCGGCACCACGGTCTCGGCGAACGTGTCGAACCCACCGGGGAGGTACGGAGGCATGACGTTGAAGCCGTCCGCGGCACCGGCATCGAGCCACTCGACCATCGTGTCGGCGATCTGTTCGGGCGTGCCCGCCACGACCCGGTGTCCGCGCGCCCCGGCGAGGCGGTGCAACAACTGCCGCAAGGTGGGGCGTTCGCGGCGGACGATGTCGGCGTAGACCTGGGTGCGCGATTTCTTGTTGTTCGTGACGTCCCCCGCATCGCCGAAGGCCTCGATCGGCACCGGTGCATCGAGTTCGAGGTCATCGAGGTCGACGTAGGCGAAGTCCTTCAGCTGCATCAGTCCGAAGGCCGGGATGGTCAGCTCGTTGAATTCGGTCTCGAGTCTGCGTGCCTCGGCTTCGGTTCCGCCGATGAACGGACTGAGACCGGGCAGGATCTTGATGTGCTCGGGGTCGCGACCGAGCGCGGCCGCCTTGCCCTTGACGTCGGCGTAGAACGCCTGCGCGTCGTTGATGCGCTGCTGGGCGGTGAAGATCGCCTCGGCATGACGCGCCGCGAACTCCCGGCCGTGATCGGAGGAGCCGGCTTGCACCAACACCGGGTGTCCCTGAGGCGGACGCGGAGTGGTCAACGGCCCGGCCACGTTGACGTGTGGACCACTGATGCGAGGCGCCGTGATGCGGGTGGGATCGGCGTACTGTCCTGCCTCCCGATCGATCCGGACTGCATCGTCGTCCCACGAATCCCACAGCGTGAGAACTGCTTCGACGAACGCTTCCGCTCGTTCGTACCGCGTGCGGGCATCCGGATTACCGGGTAGTCCGAAATTGCGGGCCGCGTCCGGGGAGTCGGTGGTGACGATGTTCCACGCCGCGCGCCCCCGGGACAGATGGTCGAGGCTCGAGAGCGCGCGGGCGAGGTGCCACGCGTAGGAGTACGTGGTCGACGCGGTGGCGATGAGGCCAATGCGCTCGGTGGCACCGGCGATCGTGGCCAACGTCAGCAACGGGTCGAGTCGGCCGGCAGCGTTGAATTCGATGTTCGCGTCGAGTTTCGGGATGTCGGCGAGGAACACCGCGTCGAAGGCTGCTGCCTCGGCCGATCGAGCCAACTCGGTGTAGAACGCCGGGTCGAACATCCGCTCCGGCGTCGAACTGGGGTGACGCCAGGCCGCCTCGTGATGCCCGGAGGACAGGATGAACAGATTGAGATGGAGTTGGCGACGATCAGCCATGGGGGACGCGGTGTTCCTTTGCGGAAGTGATGACGTGGTCAGAAGTACGTGTTGTCGGGCAGGGTCGTGTCGTTGACCAGCAGGTCACCGATCGCGCGGTTCTTGAATCGAGTGGGGTTGTGCGACGCGACTGTCCGGATGTTGCGCCAGTGGCGGTCGAGATTGGCCGATCGTTTGACGGCCGACGCACCGCCCACATCGAACAGCAACGTCGCGGCGCGAAGGGCCAGGTCGTCGACGACGACCTGGGCCTGTGAGGCGCGCAGCGCTGCTTCGTGGACCACGGCATCGTCGGTTCGACCGTCGACAACCGTGCCGGGGATCCGGGCGAGATCATCGGCGACGTCGAGGACGACCGAACGCGTGGCCTGTGCCAGCGACGAGATCTCACCGACGACCTCGAGCAGCACCGGATCCTCTCTCGGTACATCTGCGGACCCGTGGGTGAAGCTGCGTGTGCGACCTCTGAGGAGGTTCACCGCGTCATCGACGATCGCAAGGGCGTTCCCGGCGACGACGGCGTTGAGGTAGTGCTGGTAGAAGGGACCGAGGTGCCAGCGTGGGATCGTGCTCAGGTCCTCCGGAGGGAGGGTCACCTCGTCGGCGAGAACGCTGACTCCCTCGAAACGGGTTGTGCCGGTACCGGTCAGGGACTGGCCGAAGCCGTCCCAATCGTCCTCGACGATGATCCCGGGCCGATCGAGCGGTATCAGCGCCTGCACGGGCACGCCGCCCGGGGTGACACCGGTGACGAAGGTGTGCTCGGAGTACAGCGTGCCCGTCGAGTAGTACTTGACGCCGTCCAGCCGATAGCCGTCGCCGTCGGGCGTGAACGTGGTCGACTTGGCGAAATCACCGGCATGCCTGCTGCTCAGTTCGTTGTTCCCGTTGCCGATCAGCTCGCCGGCCGCGACCCGCTGTAACCACAGCTCACGGCGCGGAGAATGCGGCCACAGCAAGATGTCCTCGACGGTGCCGTAGTGCGCCCGGAGCAGATGGCCGAGGTTGGAGTCCGCGCGGCTTAGCCGGATGACGAGATCGAAGAGTTCGCGGACGGTGGCACCCCCGCCGCCGTCGGCGGGCGTGAGCCGATAGGCGCCCAGTCTTGCTGCCTTCAGCCACCGCACCTGTTCGTGGGGTGCGGTCCCGGTGTGCTCGCGCTCGAAACTGCCGTCCGCGATCCGGTCCAGCAGGGCGTCGAGTTCGATCGAGCCCGGGCGGACCGGGACCTGGGTGGGATCCGCGGAGATGGTCATCGGACGTCTCCCGCCCGCGCCAGGAGGTCGACCACGCCGTCCGCGATGGCCTGTGGCTGTTCCTCCTGGACGAAGTGCACACCCTGGCCGGCGGCCCGGACCTCGAGATCGGCGATATGTGCGGTCGCCCAGGACAGGATGTCCGGCGTCAGAAGGAATCCCGGCTCGAAGGTCAACAACAACTTGGGAACTCCGGAGCTGCTCTCCAGCCATTCGACACTGCGGTCGAGGAACTCGACGGTCCCGACAGGGTTCCCGTCGATCGGCAGATTCCGGGGGAAGCGGATGAGGTGCGCGCGGCCCTCCACGGTGGGGAAGGGAGCGAGGTACACGTCGAGATCTTCCTGGGCAGGCCGTTCCAGGAACGCGCCGGGGAAGACCTGGGTGAGGAACTGGTTGTCCTCGACCACGAACTTCTCCCCGTCACCCGGGGTCCGGATGAGTTGCTGCGCCTGCACGAAGGGCTGGGGCAGATCGGCCGAAGCGATGTCACGAAGCACCGGCTCGGCGAGAAGCACCGCCTGCACACGAGCAGGATGCCTTGCCGCCCAATTGATCCCGAATGCGGCGCCGTAGTCCTGCAGAACGAGCGTCACCCGGCTCAGGTCCAGGGCCTCGAACCAGGCGTCGAGGTATCGAACGTGGTCGTCGAGCTCGTAGGCGATGTCCGGTCGGCCGGAATCACCGAAGCCGATGAGGTCGGCGGCGATCAGACGTCCGCGTCCGGTGAGGCGGGTGAAGACGTGACGCCACAGGTACGAGCTCGTCGGGCTGCCGTGGAGGAACACGATGGGGTCGCCGTCACCGTGCTCGACATGGTGGATGTGGGAATCCAGGACCGGGGTGTCGACGCTACGGGCGTCGGGTCCGAAGGCGCCGAGCGGAATCGCTCGAGAAGTCTGGGTCATCGAAGATCCTTGTCGAGATGTGGCACTGTGCCGATGGGGGTCGTCGGCACAAGTTACCCAGCGCGAGACATGCCCAGATCGTTGCGCGATGCGGGTGACGACGGTCTCCCTCCGAACCGAGGACGAGAACCCGCGCGCGGGATGAGGGCGCACCGATCGACGGATCAGTGAACTGGGACAACACAAGCGAGGCACGCATGTGACACGCGGCCGGAGGCCGCGTTGCCGACATCGTCAAGGCCCGCGAAAGAAAAACCTCTGCAGGTTTTAAGTCCCGGAGATCGGCGACCCGACGCCCTCGGCACCTCGGCCGCGCGTCAGCTGCCTTCGGTGCCCGCGGGGGAGTTCTCGAACCACAGGCACTCTTCCACGAGCCCGGAGCTCTTCCAGCCGTCGGGTGTTCGGACCATCGTGTGGTGGTAGTTGCCACCGCAGGTGCTGAGTTCGGGCATCCCCACGAAACGCATCGGGTTGTAGAACATCGCCCGCACGTCGGCACGATCACCCGTGCCGTCGTGATCGAAGGTGTACTCGATGTTGGTGATGAAGTGCTGGCTCACCGACACGAATGCAAAACTCTCCTCGAGCCAGGCCGCGATCTCGTCGCGCGTGCCCGCCTGACCGAACGGCGTCGACGAGTAGTCGACCACCGCCTCCGGGGTGAACACCGAGCGCCACAATTCCCAGTCCTTGGTGTCGACGGCGCGTGAGTACCGGTGCAGCGTGTCCGCGATGCCGAACCGGTCGCTGATCTCCTGCAGGTCCATCGTTCTCCAGTCCGTCGATCTGCGGTCCGGGGCGGCCGTGACGCAGCGTCCCATGGCCGCGATCCGCCTCGTCGCCGACTATAGACACCGGTCCAGACGAGTGTCAGGGATTTCGGGACTGCGCGGCGTCGGGTCGCGGTCCCCGGATGCCCGGGCTCAGCCCGGGGCCACGGTGTCTCCCAATCCGAGTCATCGAGAAACCGTCGAAGCGAGCGAAGGATCAGCCAGTGGGCCGCGCCGTGGACGCACCGGAAACCGAGATCGCCCCCGCGGACGGTGCGGTGCGAGCAGACCGGCGGTTCGAGAAGGGGTGTAGAAAAGGACCCGAGTCCAGGAAGGCCACGGGAGGAGATCGTGATGTCGGTGGTGTCGTATGTGATCGCCGGGTCGGAGGCCAGCGGGGGAGCGGGCATCCAAGCCGACCTGCGAACGTTCGCGCAGCTCGGCACCTACGGGGTCGGGACCATCACCTGCATCGTGTCCTTCGACCCGAACAACGGGTGGGCACATCGATTCGTACCCGTCGAGTCCGCGGTGATCGCCGATCAGATCGAGGTGGCCACGGTCGCGCACGAACCCGACGTCGTGAAGATCGGCATGCTGGGCACGCCGGCCACCATCTCGACCGTCGCGACGGCCTTGGCCGCGCGTGAGTGGCGCGACGTCGTCGTCGACCCGGTGCTCATCTGCAAGGGCCAGGAACCCGGGGCGGCCCTCGACACCGACAACGCCCTGCGTTCGGAGATCCTGCCGCTGGCCACCGTGGTGACCCCCAACCTGTTCGAGGCCGCGACCCTGGCCGGCATGGCCGAGCTCACATCGATCGATGACCTCGCCGAAGCGGCGCGTCGGATCCACGACCTCGGGCCTCGGGTGGTCGTCGTCAAGGGCGGGGTCGGGCTGCCCGGGGACGAGGCGGTCGATGTCGTCTTCGACGGCACCGAGGTCACTGTCTTGCGTGCCCCGAAGGTGGGCGACGAGCGTGTCTCCGGGGCCGGCTGCGTGTTCGCGGCCGCCACGACCGCCGAACTCACCAAGGGCGTCGAAGTTCTCGACGCGATTCGGACCGCCAAACAGTTCACCCATGACGGCATCGTCGGTCGTCTCGCCTCGCGCGCGCCGTTCGACGCCGTGTGGCACGGCTCGCAGTAGTCCCGGTAGCGCGCCCGCGGCGAACGCCTTCACGACGCATCCGGTCGGTGCGCGCGATCGTTAGTCCCGAGCCGTCTCGCTTCCCGTAATCTGACGCGCATGAGCGGCGAGGACGTGTTCACCACGGTCGCGGTCGGGTTCGAGGCTGTCGGCGCATTCGCGATGATCGTCGGCGCGATCATCGCCTGCGTGCTGGGGGTCCGGTCACTCCGCCGCGGGGAGGGCGGAGGGACCGCCTTCTCCGTCCTCCGCAACACGCTCGGGGCGGCCATACTTCTCGGCTTGGAGGTACTGGTCGCGGCCGACCTCATCCGGACGATCACCTCCAAACCCTCGATCGAGGACGCACTCATCCTCGGGATAATCGTCCTCATCCGGACCGTGCTGTCCATGTCCATCCAGATCGAGATCGAAGGTGTGGCACCGTGGCGTCGTGCGCTCGTGACCAGCGGCGGACGCCTGCTGGGCGCGGCGGTCGCCCAGGACTCGGCAGCGGCGCGTCCAACGGCCGAAACACCAACTCACCCGGCTGACAGGTGAGTCCAGCACACCAGCACAGCGGAACGACGGATGTGCGGCATCCTGGATGGGCACCGTACGGGGAGTATGACCGAAGGAGAATCGGGTGACGACCACGCCACACGAAGTCGATGTCCTCATCGTCGGGGCCGGGATCTCGGGCATCGGCGCGGCGCGCTGGGTGCGGACCGAGCATCCCGGCAAGTCGATCGTCGTCGTGGAGGCCCGGGAAAAGGCCGGCGGCACGTGGGACCTGTTCCGCTATCCGGGTATTCGGTCTGACTCGGACTTGCACACCTTCGGTTACGACTTCAAGCCCTGGACTGATCGACAGGCCATCGCCGACGCCCCGCGCATTCTCGACTACCTCCACGAGACGATCGACGAGAACGATCTGGGATCTCTGGTTCGGTACGGACATCGAGTCGTGTCCGCCGCGTGGTCGTCCGATGCGGCTCGGTGGCTCGTCGACATCGAACGCGCCGGCACCGCCGAACGGGTGCAGATCAGTGCCCGGTGGATCTTCTGCGGCTCTGGCTATTACGACTATGACGAGGGATTCTCGCCGGAGTTCGCCGGGACCGAGCGGTTTCGCGGCGAAATCGTTCATCCGCAGCACTGGCCCGAGGATCTCGACTACACGGACAAGAGAGTCGTGGTCATCGGCAGCGGCGCCACGGCGGTCACGCTGCTGCCCGCGATGGCCGATCAGGCGGCACACGTCACCATGCTGCAGCGAACCCCGACCTACATCATCCCGCTGCCGCGCGAAGACGCGATCGCCAACGCCCTGAAGAAGGTCTTCGGCACCGAACGCGGTTACGCACTGACCCGGCACAAGAACGTCGCGCAGCAACGGGTGTTGTTCGAACTGTGCCAACGGTTTCCATCGGTCGCCCGCCGGATGATCCGCAAGATCAACGAATCACAACTGCCCGACGGTTATCCGGTGGACACCCATTTCAATCCGCCCTACAACCCATGGGATCAGCGGTTGTGTGTGGTGCCCGACGCCGACCTCTTCCGGACCATCCGTGCGGGGAAGGCCTCGATCGTCACCGATCGGGTCGACACCTTCACCGAGGCCGGCATCCGGACCGCCGGCGGCGAAGAACTCGAGGCCGACATCGTCGTCACCGCAACAGGATTGAACATCAAGATCATCGGCGGCATCGAGCTGACGG
Protein-coding sequences here:
- a CDS encoding LLM class flavin-dependent oxidoreductase, which gives rise to MADRRQLHLNLFILSSGHHEAAWRHPSSTPERMFDPAFYTELARSAEAAAFDAVFLADIPKLDANIEFNAAGRLDPLLTLATIAGATERIGLIATASTTYSYAWHLARALSSLDHLSRGRAAWNIVTTDSPDAARNFGLPGNPDARTRYERAEAFVEAVLTLWDSWDDDAVRIDREAGQYADPTRITAPRISGPHVNVAGPLTTPRPPQGHPVLVQAGSSDHGREFAARHAEAIFTAQQRINDAQAFYADVKGKAAALGRDPEHIKILPGLSPFIGGTEAEARRLETEFNELTIPAFGLMQLKDFAYVDLDDLELDAPVPIEAFGDAGDVTNNKKSRTQVYADIVRRERPTLRQLLHRLAGARGHRVVAGTPEQIADTMVEWLDAGAADGFNVMPPYLPGGFDTFAETVVPILRTRGLFREGYEGTTLRDHLGLPRPNRVRESTSSADRAR
- a CDS encoding oxidoreductase translates to MTISADPTQVPVRPGSIELDALLDRIADGSFEREHTGTAPHEQVRWLKAARLGAYRLTPADGGGGATVRELFDLVIRLSRADSNLGHLLRAHYGTVEDILLWPHSPRRELWLQRVAAGELIGNGNNELSSRHAGDFAKSTTFTPDGDGYRLDGVKYYSTGTLYSEHTFVTGVTPGGVPVQALIPLDRPGIIVEDDWDGFGQSLTGTGTTRFEGVSVLADEVTLPPEDLSTIPRWHLGPFYQHYLNAVVAGNALAIVDDAVNLLRGRTRSFTHGSADVPREDPVLLEVVGEISSLAQATRSVVLDVADDLARIPGTVVDGRTDDAVVHEAALRASQAQVVVDDLALRAATLLFDVGGASAVKRSANLDRHWRNIRTVASHNPTRFKNRAIGDLLVNDTTLPDNTYF
- a CDS encoding haloalkane dehalogenase codes for the protein MTQTSRAIPLGAFGPDARSVDTPVLDSHIHHVEHGDGDPIVFLHGSPTSSYLWRHVFTRLTGRGRLIAADLIGFGDSGRPDIAYELDDHVRYLDAWFEALDLSRVTLVLQDYGAAFGINWAARHPARVQAVLLAEPVLRDIASADLPQPFVQAQQLIRTPGDGEKFVVEDNQFLTQVFPGAFLERPAQEDLDVYLAPFPTVEGRAHLIRFPRNLPIDGNPVGTVEFLDRSVEWLESSSGVPKLLLTFEPGFLLTPDILSWATAHIADLEVRAAGQGVHFVQEEQPQAIADGVVDLLARAGDVR
- a CDS encoding nuclear transport factor 2 family protein, with the translated sequence MDLQEISDRFGIADTLHRYSRAVDTKDWELWRSVFTPEAVVDYSSTPFGQAGTRDEIAAWLEESFAFVSVSQHFITNIEYTFDHDGTGDRADVRAMFYNPMRFVGMPELSTCGGNYHHTMVRTPDGWKSSGLVEECLWFENSPAGTEGS
- a CDS encoding PfkB family carbohydrate kinase is translated as MSVVSYVIAGSEASGGAGIQADLRTFAQLGTYGVGTITCIVSFDPNNGWAHRFVPVESAVIADQIEVATVAHEPDVVKIGMLGTPATISTVATALAAREWRDVVVDPVLICKGQEPGAALDTDNALRSEILPLATVVTPNLFEAATLAGMAELTSIDDLAEAARRIHDLGPRVVVVKGGVGLPGDEAVDVVFDGTEVTVLRAPKVGDERVSGAGCVFAAATTAELTKGVEVLDAIRTAKQFTHDGIVGRLASRAPFDAVWHGSQ
- a CDS encoding DUF1622 domain-containing protein encodes the protein MSGEDVFTTVAVGFEAVGAFAMIVGAIIACVLGVRSLRRGEGGGTAFSVLRNTLGAAILLGLEVLVAADLIRTITSKPSIEDALILGIIVLIRTVLSMSIQIEIEGVAPWRRALVTSGGRLLGAAVAQDSAAARPTAETPTHPADR
- a CDS encoding flavin-containing monooxygenase produces the protein MTTTPHEVDVLIVGAGISGIGAARWVRTEHPGKSIVVVEAREKAGGTWDLFRYPGIRSDSDLHTFGYDFKPWTDRQAIADAPRILDYLHETIDENDLGSLVRYGHRVVSAAWSSDAARWLVDIERAGTAERVQISARWIFCGSGYYDYDEGFSPEFAGTERFRGEIVHPQHWPEDLDYTDKRVVVIGSGATAVTLLPAMADQAAHVTMLQRTPTYIIPLPREDAIANALKKVFGTERGYALTRHKNVAQQRVLFELCQRFPSVARRMIRKINESQLPDGYPVDTHFNPPYNPWDQRLCVVPDADLFRTIRAGKASIVTDRVDTFTEAGIRTAGGEELEADIVVTATGLNIKIIGGIELTVDGQPVSLPDTVVYRGMMLSGVPNFALAIGYTNASWTLKIGLLCEYFCKLLAHMDSQGYDSVWAVADPEMPTRPLLDFGAGYVQRALDTLPKQGPEEPWVMSMSYYADRRLFRGEVDDDRLRFAVAGDRTRPGIGESAGRTTSHTPRNCRR